The proteins below come from a single Aspergillus oryzae RIB40 DNA, chromosome 5 genomic window:
- the ampp gene encoding aminopeptidase P (Xaa-Pro aminopeptidase), producing the protein METVNTSERLSRLRELMQEHKVDVYIVPSEDSHQSEYIAPCDGRREFISGFSGSAGTAIVSLSKAALSTDGRYFNQASKQLDNNWQLLKRGVEGFPTWQEWTTEQAEGGKVVGVDPALITASGARSLSETLKKNGSTLVGVQQNLVDLVWGKDRPAPPREKVRVHPEKYAGKSFQEKISELRKELESRKSAGFIVSMLDEIAWLFNLRGSDIPYNPVFFSFATITPTTTELYVDADKLTPEVTAHLGQDVVIKPYDAIYADAKALSETRKQEAGETASKFLLSNKASWALSLSLGGEGQVEEVRSPIGDAKAVKNDVELAGMRACHIRDGAALTEYFAWLENELVNKKSTLDEVDAADKLEQIRSKHDLFVGLSFDTISSTGPNGAVIHYKPEKGSCSIIDPNAIYLCDSGAQYLDGTTDVTRTFHFGQPTELEKKAFTLVLKGVIGLDTAVFPKGTSGFALDVLARQYLWKEGLDYLHGTGHGIGSYLNVHEGPIGVGTRVQYTEVPIAPGNVISDEPGFYEDGKFGIRIENVIMAREVQTTHKFGDKPWLGFEHVTMAPIGRNLIEPSLLSDAELKWVNDYHREIWEKTHHFFENDEYTRSWLQRETQPISK; encoded by the exons ATGGAGACCGTGAACACCTCCGAACGTCTTTCGAGACTCAGAGAGTTGATGCAGGAACACAAGGTCGATGTATACA TTGTCCCATCTGAAGATAGTCATCAGTCGGAGTATATTGCTCCATGCGACGGCCGCCGAG AATTCATCTCTGGTTTCTCCGGTTCCGCTGGAActgccattgtttctctgAGCAAAGCCGCTCTGTCCACTGATGGGCGATATTTCAACCAGGCTTCAAAACAGCTTGACAACAACTGGCAGCTCCTAAAGCGTGGTGTCGAAGGCTTTCCTACATGGCAGGAATG GACTACCGAACAGGCCGAAGGCGGTAAGGTCGTTGGTGTCGACCCAGCTTTGATCACAGCGT CTGGTGCCCGTAGCCTGTCGGAAACCCTCAAGAAAAATGGCTCGACACTGGTGGGTGTTCAGCAGAATTTGGTTGATCTAGTTTGGGGCAAGGACCGGCCTGCTCCCCCGAGGGAGAAGGTAAGGGTTCATCCGGAAAAGTACGCTGGAAAGAGCTTCCAGGAAAAGATTAGCGAACTCCGCAAAGAGCTGGAGTCGAGAAAATCGGCCGGATTCATCGTTT CAATGCTCGATGAAATTGCGTGGCTGTTCAACTTAAGAGGCAGCGA CATTCCTTATAATCCggtgttcttctcttttgccaCCATCACACCTACAACTACGGAGCTTTATGTCGACGCTGACAAGCTGACGCCGGAGGTAACAGCTCATCTGGGTCAAGACGTTGTGATCAAGCCATATGATGCCATCTATGCCGACGCGAAGGCCCTCAGTGagacaagaaagcaagaagcGGGAGAAACGGCCTCTAAGTTTTTGTTGTCCAATAAAGCTTCATGGGCACTTAGCCTTAGCCTTGGAGGCGAGGGACAGGTCGAGGAAGTCCGTAGCCCCATTGGCGATGCTAAAGCAGTGAAGAATGATGTGGAACTCGCGGGCATGCGGGCATGCCACATCCGCGACGGTGCCGCGCTAACAGAATACTTCGCCTGGCTCGAGAACGAACTAGTCAACAAGAAATCGACTCTTGACGAAGTGGACGCCGCAGACAAACTAGAGCAGATCAGATCTAAGCACGACCTCTTTGTCGGTCTTTCGTTTGACACTATCTCCTCTACAGGCCCTAACGGAGCGGTTATCCACTATAAACCGGAAAAGGGAAGTTGCTCTATCATTGATCCAAATGCCATATACCTCTGCGATTCTGGTGCTCAATACCTGGATGGAACCACGGATGTTACCAGAACGTTCCATTTCGGACAACCTACCgagctcgagaagaaggccttcACATTGGTTCTCAAGGGCGTGATTGGTCTGGATACCGCTGTGTTCCCTAAGGGTACGAGTGGGTTTGCACTTGATGTGCTCGCCAGACAGTACCTCTGGAAGGAGGGACTTGATTACTTGCATGGAACCGGGCACGGAATCGGCTCCTATTTG AATGTACACGAGGGACCAATTGGTGTCGGCACCCGTGTTCAGTACACCGAGGTCCCTATAGCACCTGGAAACGTCATCTCTGATG AGCCTGGTTTCTACGAGGACGGCAAGTTTGGTATTCGGATAGAGA ATGTTATCATGGCGCGTGAGGTGCAAACCACGCACAAGTTTGGGGATAAACCGTGGCTAGGCTTCGAGCATGTCACAATGGCCCCTATTGGTCGCAATTTGATCGAGCCATCTCTTCTCAGTGATGCTGAGCTCAAATGGGTGAATGACTACCACCGAGAGATCTGGGAGAAGACCCACCACTTCTTCGAGAACGATGAATACACACGCAGCTGGCTCCAGCGGGAAACACAGCCCATCTCTAAATGA
- a CDS encoding putative importin 13 (nuclear transport receptor LGL2 (importin beta superfamily)), which yields MSVDVPGQSSDVQVLINEARTLVSQLYDPANTGNPAKIKAIQEHLQILQKGPQAWLIANNLLSDESTDLRFFGALTFTVKINQDWQQLNEDEARELLGRLIDHYVLLVNGGERPLVVRKLASSLATIFLKPNAPWNQALWNLAASLANGKHLSEEQCQSFDLQDAVLPAMSERQVVSLLYFSNILAEEINRWSPESRRNGDSNRASENIKHAFLLVEFVLRHMLQQESSGHSISDGAPGVEAINSYQSWALVRNALQLRDTIRATQLAPATGYVIQSLKVPSLSKTAMQVLVELIDWRDSIFSQDHLYSILEYIISDLGTAHIASIMDADFEDENMTFLELLLAYATLKQRELLIQPLNSEHEKVLALLHTLFQAPGYAAVDDSASPLVLEWWTEVADDLQEIYLDTEEEEEEGLDPAKRNLARAAMDCFEKLKYPSPEELQEWGDDDRSEFGAFRRDVCDFLLAIYPMLGLELVQVFQERAKSSLVQQDWRTFEAAIFCMAQLSEAVDENQHADACLNAIFFCDEFAQLCTGDVAMIPDKPRQTLVDMLGKYQSYFERTHALLPRVLTFLFASLDVASCASVASKSISHLCKSCRNALTFELPAFMDQFERFRFKPTATASTMEKVLEGIAAIVQTLPTDNEKAQFLERILKFFQEQAELARDEASRGLVEPARCRGQLVLRCVASIGKGLRTDGEIILDTLDGRNGDPYPPTFWNTGNGAVSQNLIMQCMQLLMTDFPLDVTIIEAACDILKAGFTENSGPYVFPPMVTVNFVKSIPLGSAGTDMVMGTASAFLASHSAHPQRIREETVALIVNVYETFCWMHEKPEFYDPEVANSGIDFLTRLLPKYHPFLFALTAVPQDSNQAGAGHVDGAPQRPPVLQAILNFTLLSLQGPEPLPLRSASQFWVGVLNLPYEEEAVQRALRDSIPALCRILASQVAGRCARSDLEHLCEVLRRLIFKQQGLARPHLATALADLGIDQTNQNQGPAVSPEERQRFLASLLAARGAKAQTSQLTRSFWVKCRGSGFDYIG from the exons ATGTCTGTGGACGTCCCGGGCCAAAGCTCTGATGTACAAGTCCTCATTAATGAGGCGAGGACA CTGGTGTCGCAGCTTTATGATCCAGCAAATACCGGCAACCCCGCCAAGATCAAAGCTATCCAGGAGCACCTGCAGATACTCCAGAAAGGCCCCCAGGCATGGCTCATTGCTAATAATCTCCTCAGTGATGAAAGTACTGACCTGAGATTCTTCGGGGCCTTAACATTTACAGTCAAGATTAACCAGGATTG GCAACAATTAAATGAAGACGAGGCTCGAGAGCTTCTCGGGCGACTTATTGATCACTATGTTCTCTTAGTAAATGGGGGAGAGCGCCCTCTGGTGGTACGCAAGTTGGCTTCCAGTCTAGCAACCATCTTCCTAAAGCCCAATGCTCCCTGGAATCAAGCTCTTTGGAACCTAGCGGCTTCTTTAGCAAATGGAAAGCATCTCTCGGAGGAGCAGTGTCAGTCTTTTGACCTGCAAGATGCTGTTCTTCCTGCCATGTCCGAAAGGCAGGTTGTCAGCTTATTATACTTTTCTAACATACTGGCGGAGGAAATCAATAGATGGAGTCCGGAGTCACGGCGAAATGGGGACAGTAACCGGGCCTCTGAAAATATCAAAcatgcttttcttctagTTGAGTTCGTTCTCCGTCatatgctgcagcaagaatCTTCCGGTCACTCTATATCTGATGGCGCTCCAGGTGTCGAGGCCATCAACTCCTACCAA TCATGGGCCTTAGTCCGTAATGCACTTCAACTTCGCGACACAATACGTGCTACTCAGCTTGCTCCTGCCACTGGCTACGTGATCCAAAGTTTGAAAGTTCCCAGTTTATCTAAGACTGCAATGCAGGTCCTGGTTGAATTAATAGATTGGCGAGACAGTATATTTAGCCAAGACCATCTCTACTCTATATTGGAATATATCATCAGTGATCTTGGCACGGCCCATATCGCTTCCATAATGGATGCCGAttttgaagatgagaatATGACCTTCTTGGAACTTCTATTAGCGTACGCAACACTCAAGCAAAGGGAGCTTTTGATTCAACCCTTGAATTCTGAACATGAGAAAGTTCTGGCCCTTCTCCACACACTCTTCCAAGCCCCTGGATATGCAGCAGTGGATGATTCAGCATCGCCGTTGGTCCTTGAGTGGTGGACTGAAGTTGCAGATGATCTCCAAGAGATATACTTGgatacagaagaagaagaagaagaagggcttGATCCCGCTAAACGCAATCTTGCTCGTGCAGCTATGGATTGCTTTGAGAAACTCAAATATCCAAGTCCAGAAGAGCTACAAGAATGGGGCGATGATGATCGCAGTGAATTTGGCGCTTTTCGCCGCGACGTCTGCGACTTCCTCCTAGCAATCTATCCTATGTTAGGTCTTGAGTTAGTTCAAGTGTTTCAGGAACGAGCAAAATCATCTCTAGTGCAGCAGGACTGGAGAACATTCGAGGCCGCAATATTCTGCATGGCTCAACTTTCAGAGGCTGTCGACGAGAATCAGCATGCAGACGCATGTTTAAACGCAATATTCTTCTGTGATGAATTTGCTCAATTATGTACAGGGGACGTTGCAATGATTCCCGACAAACCTCGGCAGACGCTAGTGGACATGCTTGGGAAATATCAGTCATACTTTGAACGCACACATGCCTTACTTCCTCGCGTACTAACGTTCCTTTTCGCATCACTGGACGTTGCATCATGTGCTTCTGTAGCATCCAAATCTATATCGCATCTTTGCAAATCATGCCGCAATGCTCTAACATTCGAGCTTCCAGCGTTCATGGATCAGTTCGAGCGATTTCGCTTCAAGCCTACAGCCACTGCTTCCACCATGGAGAAAGTTCTAGAGGGAATCGCTGCTATCGTGCAAACTTTACCTACTGATAACGAGAAAGCACAGTTCCTTGAGCGAATACTGAAATTCTTCCAGGAGCAGGCAGAGCTGGCACGAGATGAAGCCTCTCGCGGGTTGGTGGAGCCTGCTCGCTGCCGCGGTCAGTTAGTTCTCCGTTGCGTTGCGAGTATTGGAAAAGGACTCAGAACAGACGGCGAAATTATTTTAGATACTCTTGACGGTAGAAACGGGGACCCGTATCCACCGACCTTTTGGAATACGGGTAATGGGGCTGTATCGCAGAACCTAATAATGCAATGCATGCAGCTTCTAATGACCGACTTTCCCTTAGACGTGACCATCATCGAAGCAGCATGCGACATACTGAAGGCTGGTTTTACCGAGAACAGTGGTCCTTATGTCTTTCCACCGATGGTGACAGTCAATTTCGTGAAGAGTATACCTTTAGGGAGTGCTGGCACGGATATGGTTATGGGCACGGCCTCGGCATTCTTAGCCTCTCACAGTGCACATCCACAACGTATCCGTGAAGAGACTGTTGCCCTGATTGTCAATGTATATGAGACCTTTTGCTGGATGCATGAGAAGCCAGAGTTCTACGACCCTGAGGTTGCGAACAGTGGCATCGACTTTCTCACTCGCCTACTCCCCAAGTATCAcccctttctctttgctcTCACCGCCGTACCCCAGGATTCCAATCAGGCAGGAGCTGGTCATGTTGATGGTGCCCCTCAGCGTCCACCAGTACTCCAAGCGATTTTAAACTTCACACTCCTTTCCTTGCAAGGCCCAGAGCCACTTCCCCTTCGCTCTGCCTCCCAATTCTGGGTAGGCGTGCTGAACCTTCCTtacgaggaagaagctgtACAGAGAGCGCTCAGAGACAGTATTCCCGCTCTTTGCCGCATACTGGCATCTCAGGTCGCCGGGCGATGTGCTCGTTCCGACCTTGAACATCTCTGTGAGGTGCTCCGACGGCTCATCTTCAAACAGCAAGGACTAGCTCGTCCGCATCTCGCAACTGCCTTAGCGGATTTAGGTATTGACCAAACGAACCAGAACCAGGGCCCTGCTGTGTCACCCGAGGAGAGACAGCGTTTTCTTGCGTCGCTGTTAGCTGCCAGGGGCGCAAAAGCCCAGACGAGCCAATTGACGCGTTCTTTCTGGGTGAAATGCCGTGGATCTGGTTTCGATTATATTGGGTAG
- a CDS encoding pyridoxal 5'-phosphate synthase subunit PdxS (stationary phase-induced protein, SOR/SNZ family), producing MASQQNGTNGASASNDFTVKAGLAQMLKGGVIMDVVNAEQARIAEEAGAAAVMALERVPADIRAQGGVARMSDPSMIKEIMEAVTIPVMAKARIGHFVECQILEAIGIDYIDESEVLTPADDIYHVTKHNFKAPFVCGCRNLGEALRRISEGAAMIRTKGEAGTGDVVEAVKHMRTVNAQIARARAILQSSPDYEPELRAFARELEVPYELLRETAEKGRLPVVNFAAGGVATPADAALMMQLGCDGVFVGSGIFKSGDAKKRAKAIVQAVTHYKDPKVLAEVSEGLGEAMVGINVSQMAESDKLAKRGW from the exons ATGGCTTCTCAGCAGAACGGAACTAACGGGGCTTCTGCCTCCAACGACTTCACCGTCAAGGCCGGTCTGGCCCAGATGTTGAAGGGTGGTGTAATCATGGACGTTGTCAATGCGGAACAG GCTCGCATTGCCGAGGAGGCCGGTGCTGCCGCCGTCATGGCTCTCGAGCGTGTCCCCGCCGATATCAGAGCCCAGGGTGGCGTTGCGCGCATGTCTGACCCCAGCATGATCAAGGAGATCATGGAAGCCGTCACCATCCCTGTTATGGCCAAGGCCCGCATTGGTCATTTCGTTGAATGCCAG ATCCTTGAAGCCATTGGCATCGACTACATCGACGAATCCGAAGTCCTCACCCCCGCCGACGACATCTACCACGTTACCAAGCACAACTTCAAGGCTCCGTTCGTCTGTGGCTGCCGCAACCTCGGCGAGGCTCTCCGCCGTATCTCCGAGGGTGCTGCTATGATCCGCACCAAGGGTGAGGCCGGTACCGGCGACGTCGTGGAAGCCGTTAAGCACATGCGCACCGTTAACGCTCAGATTGCTCGTGCCCGTGCCATCCTCCAATCCTCTCCCGACTACGAGCCCGAGCTCCGCGCCTTCGCTCGTGAGCTTGAGGTCCCGTACGAGCTCTTGCGCGAGACCGCCGAGAAGGGCCGTCTCCCTGTCGTCAACTTCGCTGCCGGTGGTGTTGCCACCCCTGCTGATGCCGCACTCATGATGCAGCTGGGCTGCGATGGTGTGTTCGTTGGTTCCGGTATCTTCAAATCTGGCGATGCGAAGAAGCGCGCCAAGGCTATTGTCCAGGCTGTGACTCACTACAAGGACCCCAAGGTTCTCGCTGAAGTCAGCGAGGGTCTGGGTGAGGCCATGGTTGGAATCAACGTGTCTCAGATGGCTGAGAGCGACAAGTTGGCTAAGAGGGGCTGGTAG
- a CDS encoding origin recognition complex subunit 2 (origin recognition complex, subunit 2) — protein sequence MKRKQTDSGDERPVSTPKRQRTAAFNGSTNGHEDTETPVGASPSKRIKSTPQKPSTATPAALKESGLKTPTQKSKAKALFSTPTKSTAVSTPSRARNADRSAKKKSARLLLEQNDDEEDWDGADRLAEEILQDENDTTAAENVNGVVETVEGEDEANKTAQTPKRRAGRPKGAKNKRSPTPEGELPAHERYFFQNRAGPPRTSNNTLNKISLLTHEEYFEKMAQYADPCKDEKAFLLDVHHRSFPQWNFEFEQGYNICLYGYGSKRPLLQNFAEWLYQKNSSAPPSIVVVNGHTPNISIRSIFATIVTAVLGADIPSKMGSQPIEVLELLQSVLKSRSSQRPITVLINSIDAPPLRRAANQALLARLAATPKIHLLVTADTPNYLLMWDISLREQFNFVFHDCTTFAPFDTEFDVVEEVHNLLGRKGRRVGGKEGVEFVLKSLPENARNLYRLLLTEIISMFDEGHNSDDEMDGGAGRDGDGKDEVGIEFRALYQKATEEFIASSEMMFRTLLKEFHDHQMITSRLDPSGMEILGVPLPRDEMEGVLEDLVLS from the coding sequence ATGAAGCGCAAACAGACAGATTCGGGCGATGAGCGTCCTGTCTCGACGCCCAAGAGACAGAGGACTGCAGCATTCAATGGCTCCACAAATGGACATGAGGATACGGAGACCCCTGTTGGAGCGTCGCCATCGAAACGGATAAAGTCGACACCTCAGAAACCCAGCACGGCAACACCCGCAGCATTGAAAGAATCCGGCCTGAAAACGCCTACACAAAAgtccaaagccaaagctCTATTTTCAACTCCTACAAAATCTACTGCTGTCTCCACCCCTTCGAGAGCACGGAACGCGGACCGAtctgcgaagaagaaaagcgcacgtcttcttctcgaacaaaacgacgatgaggaagactGGGACGGAGCTGATCGCCTGGCGGAGGAAATCCTGCAAGATGAGAATGACACAACAGCTGCAGAGAATGTGAATGGTGTAGTCGAAACGgtggagggagaggatgaagcaaATAAGACTGCCCAAACACCGAAGCGCCGAGCAGGAAGACCAAAGGGTGCGAAGAACAAGCGTTCTCCCACGCCCGAGGGCGAACTCCCGGCCCATGAGCGATACTTTTTCCAGAATCGAGCTGGCCCCCCGCGAACATCAAACAATACACTGAATAAGATCTCTCTGTTAACACACGAAGAGTACTTCGAGAAGATGGCACAGTACGCAGACCCGTGTAAAGATGAGAAGGCATTCTTACTTGATGTACACCATCGGTCGTTCCCACAATGGAACTTCGAGTTTGAACAGGGGTATAACATCTGCTTGTATGGGTACGGCTCGAAGCGTCCCCTATTGCAAAATTTCGCGGAGTGGCTGTATCAGAAGAATAgttctgctcctccttccaTCGTGGTGGTCAATGGGCATACACCGAACATTTCCATTCGGTCAATATTCGCTACGATCGTCACCGCCGTGCTTGGTGCTGACATTCCCTCCAAAATGGGTTCTCAGCCGATAGAGGTGCTGGAGTTGTTACAGTCTGTGTTGAAGTCACGGTCATCACAAAGGCCAATCACTGTCCTAATCAACTCCATTGATGCACCACCTCTCCGTAGGGCTGCGAACCAAGCCCTCCTCGCACGACTCGCTGCTACGCCGAAAATTCACCTCCTTGTAACGGCCGATACACCGAACTATTTGCTGATGTGGGACATCAGTCTCCGTGAGCAGTTCAATTTCGTTTTCCACGATTGCACAACATTTGCACCGTTCGACACCGAGTTCGATGTCGTAGAAGAGGTGCATAACCTGCTTGGTCGCAAGGGCCGTCGTGTCGGAGGTAAAGAGGGTGTCGAGTTCGTGTTGAAGAGTCTTCCGGAGAACGCACGGAATCTGTATCGACTGCTCCTGACCGAGATCATATCAATGTTCGACGAGGGACATAACTCGgatgatgaaatggatggtGGAGCAGGACGCGACggggatggaaaggatgaagtcGGCATAGAGTTCCGTGCGCTATACCAAAAAGCCACCGAAGAGTTCATCGCTTCCTCCGAGATGATGTTCCGGACGCTACTGAAGGAATTCCACGACCACCAGATGATCACATCAAGGCTGGATCCAAGCGGAATGGAAATTCTGGGCGTGCCTTTGCCGCGCGACGAAATGGAGGGAGTTCTAGAAGACTTGGTATTGAGTTAA
- a CDS encoding uncharacterized protein (predicted protein), translating into MSFLLTRTSAVLGVGLGLSLSPLSPFRSAPMQCQYSAPYYRPESQASPDSGWTVDRNDPVLLKQGATKSGWLTASNMRQVSLGSVLGLVVGVGLRAFSRVLVVLLGMGVVFVEWAAAKGYNVIPVDRLQRLVKGVNLQKAVSQHKPFKISFGATMALAAFAQF; encoded by the exons ATGTCATTCCTCCTCACCCGCACCTCAGCCGTGCTAGGCGTCGGCCTCGGCCTCTCCCTCAGTCCGCTCTCCCCCTTCCGTTCCGCCCCAATGCAATGCCAATACAGCGCCCCGTACTACCGACCCGAGTCGCAAGCCTCCCCGGACTCAGGCTGGACCGTTGACCGCAACGACCCCGTGCTCCTCAAACAGGGGGCTACGAAGAGCGGGTGGTTGACGGCGTCGAATATGCGACAGGTGAGTCTGGGGAGTGTCCTTGGGCTGGTTGTGGGGGTGGGATTGAGGGCGTTTTCGAGGGTTTTGGTTGTGCTTTTGGGTATGGgggttgtttttgttgaG TGGGCTGCTGCGAAGGGGTATAATGTGATTCCTGTGGATCGGTTGCAGAGGCTTGTTAAGGGGGTTAATTTGCAGAAGGCTGTGTCGCAGCATAAGCCGTTTAAAATTAGTTTTGGGGCTACGATGGCGTTGGCGGCGTTTGCGCAGTTTTGA
- a CDS encoding seipin co-factor family protein (predicted protein), producing the protein MTEHHSLTLPQFKPDNASETTTAQNLLTPPPEEQPDQEGDQEPPLSQTENQYQYQDQDQNQDQDHDPQPTTFILEDVKTYLTTNLFRASVRASSHISTSLDFLHAHPVIATLLLAQFVCSCVPIGLFVAGAVIAASLAVALYSCVAVLVLAPVVIGTSILGFCVWGWGWVVFVVGRWVLGVVVDGERGGSLNGDLDEDGGRD; encoded by the coding sequence atgaCCGAACACCACTCCCTCACCCTCCCCCAATTCAAACCCGACAACGCCTCCGAAACAACCACAGCCCAAAACCTCCTCACCCCACCCCCTGAAGAACAACCAGACCAAgaaggagaccaagaaccCCCCCTCTCCCAAACCGAAAACCAATATCaataccaagaccaagaccaaaaccaagaccaagaccaCGAcccccaaccaaccacctTCATCCTCGAAGATGTAAAAACATACCTAACCACCAACCTCTTCCGCGCCAGTGTCCGTGCGAGCTCCCATATCTCCACCTCTTTGGACTTCCTACACGCGCATCCGGTTATCGCGACCTTGCTCTTGGCGCAGTTTGTTTGCTCGTGCGTGCCGATCGGGTTGTTTGTCGCTGGGGCGGTGATTGCGGCGTCGCTGGCTGTGGCGCTGTATTCTTGTGTGGCAGTTTTGGTGCTCGCGCCGGTGGTGATTGGGACGAGTATCTTGGGGTTCTGTGTCTGGGGGTGGGGGTGGGTTGTTTTTGTGGTTGGGAGGTGGGTTTTgggagttgttgttgatggggagAGGGGGGGAAGTTTGAATGGGGAtttggatgaggatggggGGAGGGATTGa
- a CDS encoding uncharacterized protein (predicted protein), translated as MPLFANSPEALANVTRTDSLDPATTCKGVTGGGKPCRRALSDTKMMYCWQHKDQAVAVSNGAGNKPNTSQLHPRSSIDTLMERLNIRDSLDNSNRYRPFKTKKKTKRTLCCCFEIIEENEPLPPRPVRPSSQNRPQSMQQVPSSAQRPQKGGWIPPTLSPQASSALTEELAKPLSEKDEPGYIYIFWITPADHSSRSMPPPTDVGSSLFSKHDDRGNNAIQKARDLNALTTKPTEFSPGAIRLKIGRANNVQRRMNEWTKQCNHHITLIRYYPYTPSSPGPSSGPALEVGRKVPYVHRVERLIHLELDDYRVRDMGKCSECGREHQEWFEIKAQKEAIRSVDECIRRWVRWAESQ; from the coding sequence ATGCCTCTTTTCGCAAATTCCCCCGAGGCTCTTGCTAATGTAACCCGCACTGACTCGCTTGATCCCGCTACAACATGTAAAGGCGTCACAGGAGGTGGCAAGCCATGTCGCCGTGCATTGTCAGATACAAAGATGATGTATTGCTGGCAACATAAGGATCAAGCAGTGGCAGTATCGAATGGGGCAGGCAACAAGCCGAACACTTCACAGTTACACCCGAGATCAAGTATTGATACATTGATGGAGCGACTCAATATCAGGGACTCACTGGACAACTCCAACCGATACCGGCCAttcaagacaaagaagaaaaccaagcGAACACTCTGCTGTTGCTTCGAAATTattgaagagaatgaaccACTTCCTCCGCGACCAGTGCGTCCATCTTCACAGAATAGACCCCAATCGATGCAACAGGTGCCATCCAGTGCTCAGAGGCCGCAAAAAGGAGGCTGGATCCCTCCAACACTTTCTCCTCAAGCCAGCTCCGCCCTTACGGAGGAGCTTGCCAAACCACTGTCGGAAAAAGATGAGCCCGGCTATATTtacatcttctggatcacGCCTGCCGACCACTCTTCCAGATCGATGCCGCCGCCTACAGACGTCGGCTCGTCCTTATTCTCTAAGCATGATGATCGCGGAAATAATGCCATCCAAAAGGCCAGAGATCTCAATGCTTTGACCACGAAGCCCACCGAATTTAGTCCTGGTGCAATTCGCCTCAAGATAGGCCGGGCGAACAACGTCCAGCGTCGAATGAACGAATGGACCAAGCAATGCAATCACCACATCACCCTGATTCGGTATTACCCCTACACGCCTTCATCGCCCGGCCCAAGCAGCGGACCTGCCCTCGAAGTGGGAAGAAAAGTCCCATATGTTCACCGCGTGGAACGACTGATTCACCTCGAACTAGACGACTATAGAGTCCGCGACATGGGCAAGTGCTCGGAATGTGGGAGAGAGCACCAGGAATGGTTCGAAATCAAGGCCCAAAAAGAAGCCATTAGGAGTGTGGATGAATGTATTCGCAGATGGGTGAGATGGGCCGAAAGCCAGTAA